The Echinicola rosea genome has a segment encoding these proteins:
- the fahA gene encoding fumarylacetoacetase: protein MKKQQAKPLKSWVQVPNSSDFTIHNLPFGVFKNKRLTPRIGMAIGDKIVDLHVLYLEGFFSSIHLPEEVFLQDSLNTFIALGKPITRKVREIVQELLLEENSALKDHRARGKVMINRKEAVMLMPVKVGDYTDFYSSKEHATNVGTMFRDPENALLPNWKHLPVGYHGRASSIVPSGTPIHRPKGQFKAPDADKPSFGPSKRLDFELEMAFITGKSTKMGGSIKTEEAEDYIFGFVLFNDWSARDIQAWEYVPLGPFLGKSFASSISPWVVTIEALEPFRTTSPKPEEPLLPYLQCKMDHGFDIDLEVYIQPKAEKETRVCRSNYKYLYWNIAQQLAHQTVNGCNINVGDMYASGTISGPEENSFGSMLELAWKGTRPLRLDCGAERSFIEDGDTVKMRGYAEKDGVRVGFGEVCTEVVPSNGKG from the coding sequence ATGAAAAAGCAGCAAGCAAAACCATTGAAGAGCTGGGTGCAAGTACCCAATAGTTCAGATTTCACCATTCATAATTTGCCCTTTGGCGTTTTTAAGAACAAAAGGCTCACCCCTCGTATCGGGATGGCCATTGGTGACAAGATCGTGGATTTACACGTCCTCTATTTGGAAGGATTCTTTTCATCCATTCACCTTCCCGAAGAAGTGTTTTTGCAGGATAGCCTCAATACGTTTATTGCATTGGGTAAACCCATTACCCGAAAAGTGAGGGAGATTGTTCAGGAATTGCTTTTGGAGGAGAATTCGGCATTGAAAGATCATCGTGCCAGGGGAAAAGTGATGATCAACCGGAAAGAAGCAGTCATGCTTATGCCCGTAAAGGTAGGGGATTATACTGATTTTTACAGCAGTAAAGAGCACGCTACCAATGTGGGGACGATGTTCAGGGATCCTGAAAATGCCCTGCTGCCAAACTGGAAGCATTTGCCGGTAGGCTATCATGGGAGGGCTTCTTCAATTGTTCCTTCTGGTACACCTATCCATCGCCCAAAAGGCCAATTCAAAGCTCCCGATGCTGATAAGCCTTCTTTTGGCCCTAGCAAACGGTTGGATTTTGAATTGGAAATGGCCTTTATTACCGGAAAGTCCACCAAAATGGGAGGAAGTATCAAGACCGAAGAGGCTGAGGATTATATCTTTGGATTTGTACTTTTTAACGATTGGTCAGCCAGGGATATTCAAGCGTGGGAATATGTGCCTTTGGGGCCGTTTTTGGGCAAAAGCTTTGCCTCCAGCATCTCGCCCTGGGTGGTGACCATAGAAGCTTTGGAGCCATTCAGGACGACTTCTCCAAAACCTGAAGAACCGTTATTGCCGTATCTCCAGTGTAAAATGGACCATGGTTTTGACATAGATCTGGAAGTTTATATTCAGCCAAAAGCAGAAAAGGAGACCCGAGTCTGCCGATCCAATTACAAATACCTTTATTGGAACATCGCCCAGCAACTGGCCCATCAGACGGTAAATGGCTGCAACATCAATGTAGGGGATATGTATGCTTCCGGTACCATCTCGGGACCAGAGGAAAATAGTTTTGGGTCCATGCTGGAATTGGCCTGGAAGGGAACAAGGCCTTTGCGTTTGGATTGTGGTGCAGAGCGTTCATTTATCGAGGATGGCGATACGGTAAAAATGAGAGGTTATGCTGAAAAGGACGGTGTCAGAGTGGGATTTGGTGAGGTGTGTACCGAAGTAGTCCCCAGCAATGGTAAGGGGTAA
- a CDS encoding tyrosine-protein phosphatase: protein MKTLKAIVTATALLTSISAQAQKNLGLEASPNFRELGGIETKDGKTVKDHMIYRSGSFTALPEGDKEKLAETGITTVIDFRSDYEIEREPDDIPASLNAEWINSSIGNIDPKSMQQFMKVLTGPSFSTDQVDSLMIAANKGFVDNITDFKPLFDHLMEKDEVVLFHCSAGKDRTGFASSLLLHALGADWDTIMADYLRSNEAVGKVDKSKLEMYGIPKERAEYMMGVKAPYLEAAWEGIREKYGDVDTMLEEELGIGKKEKKQLRKKYLSKN from the coding sequence ATGAAAACGTTAAAAGCAATTGTAACCGCCACCGCACTATTGACAAGCATTTCTGCCCAGGCACAGAAAAACCTCGGCCTGGAAGCCAGTCCTAACTTTCGGGAATTGGGCGGAATTGAAACTAAAGATGGCAAAACAGTAAAGGACCATATGATCTACCGGTCAGGGAGCTTTACTGCCCTTCCTGAAGGCGACAAGGAAAAACTTGCCGAAACCGGCATCACTACTGTCATTGACTTCAGGTCTGACTATGAGATTGAACGTGAGCCGGATGATATCCCAGCCTCCTTGAATGCTGAATGGATCAACAGCTCCATTGGCAATATCGACCCCAAGTCCATGCAGCAGTTTATGAAAGTCCTTACCGGGCCTTCCTTTTCTACAGATCAAGTAGATTCCTTGATGATTGCGGCCAACAAAGGGTTTGTGGACAACATCACCGACTTTAAGCCTTTGTTTGATCACCTTATGGAAAAAGATGAGGTGGTTTTGTTCCACTGTAGTGCCGGAAAAGACCGCACAGGATTTGCCTCTTCCTTACTTCTCCACGCTTTGGGTGCCGACTGGGACACCATCATGGCCGATTACCTTCGGTCCAATGAGGCTGTGGGCAAAGTCGACAAGTCCAAATTGGAAATGTATGGCATCCCAAAAGAACGCGCAGAATATATGATGGGCGTAAAAGCACCCTATTTGGAAGCTGCCTGGGAAGGTATTCGTGAGAAATATGGCGATGTGGACACCATGCTGGAAGAGGAGCTGGGCATTGGTAAAAAAGAGAAAAAGCAACTCAGAAAAAAATACCTGAGCAAAAATTAA